Proteins encoded together in one Lathyrus oleraceus cultivar Zhongwan6 chromosome 5, CAAS_Psat_ZW6_1.0, whole genome shotgun sequence window:
- the LOC127084218 gene encoding methyl-CpG-binding domain-containing protein 8 isoform X3 encodes MEATSESSDPKAVNLPVIDLRLVSQSELYTISLSHATGCNRRIDEDCVIPKIDRSVFKESTGSRKQTFSRLRLFPRNNNNPYSPVPAAVAPVAVVPAPSSSSSRIAADGENSQIIDLLQELFGVEPLRGAYNDHAVPLQVEFKQPALEFTPQAVQNVPIDGSQTKRKRGRPRKSETPGSEALLAICDGNGKAMETDDEKKVETVNGKKKKVETENEKKVEAAKEKQGFVLEDAGDPFVEELIVRTQGMNTEPELLEFLEGLNGVWGSDRKKRRIVDASCLRDVLPTGWKLILTLQRRGSRASVLCRRYVSPDGGQFETYKDVSSYLVSLFNVQDAGELKSCYTDGSKQFSSNINISENQIIGHVPTGGIKIDASESSHHEKQATISSPIGAEKRNTSDGKLNGDLEAMDCELGDATNGAFRVSDHPTDDKLPLKADKKDANSVQESFLSEDRVYNSVGPIPTCGMKIDANTSSHQRQATLSSSIGAGCYKTVPYGNEQVRVGDNGLGLSATLMENHIQKIASESSMLVPNSQDISTNGKLQFCPEGSFVPSQNELNHTSIESMDREQTFELKDSAGAKKNYNDLPGSSTDEKTWDHNDEYMDNISFDPWQQDAPVSDVIDYTPNLYVTNGVSDDHALPLDEVATSSLQKMSSLNDQICTMDKLLHRRSESNLFTVAGSQPPSALHDNMNNISAGAFGAVKHVDASPRVLQGGSQSVSPGGNMLNQFDKKNDDGVNNGNTSCLSETDRYLKATLFC; translated from the exons ATGGAGGCCACTTCTGAGTCTTCCGACCCCAAAGCCGTTAATCTTCCCGTCATTGATCTCCGCCTTGTATCTCAATCGGAGCTATACACTATCTCCCTTTCGCACGCTACCGGCTGTAACCGTCGCATCGACGAAGATTGCGTTATCCCTAAAATTGACCGTTCGGTTTTCAAAGAGTCCACCGGTAGCCGGAAACAGACGTTCTCTCGTCTCCGTCTGTTTCCTCGTAACAACAATAACCCGTACTCTCCCGTTCCTGCTGCTGTCGCTCCTGTTGCTGTTGTTCCCGCTCCTTCGTCTTCGTCTTCCCGCATTGCCGCTGACGGAGAGAATTCGCAAATAATCGATCTCCTGCAAGAACTATTCGGCGTTGAACCTCTCCGCGGCGCGTATAATGATCATGCTGTTCCGTTGCAAGTTGAGTTCAAACAACCGGCTCTTGAATTTACGCCTCAGGCTGTTCAGAATGTTCCGATTGATGGTAGTCAGACAAAGCGGAAGCGCGGAAGGCCTCGCAAGAGCGAGACTCCGGGCAGTGAGGCTCTTTTAGCCATTTGCGATGGTAATGGGAAGGCGATGGAAACGGATGATGAGAAGAAGGTAGAAACTGTTAATGGCAAGAAGAAGAAGGTGGAAACGGAAAATGAGAAGAAAGTGGAAGCGGCTAAGGAAAAGCAGGGGTTTGTTCTGGAGGATGCTGGGGATCCATTTGTGGAGGAGTTGATTGTGAGGACACAAGGGATGAATACGGAGCCAGAGTTGCTGGAGTTTTTGGAGGGTTTGAATGGAGTTTGGGGAAGTGATAGGAAGAAGAGGAGGATTGTTGATGCTAGTTGTCTCCGTGATGTGCTGCCAACTGGATGGAAACTCATACTTACTCTTCAGAGGAGAGGGAGTCGAGCATCGGTGTTATGTCGCCGATACGTAAG CCCTGACGGAGGCCAGTTTGAGACATACAAGGACGTTTCTTCATACTTGGTTTCTTTGTTCAATGTTCAAGATGCGGGCGAGTTAAAATCTTGTTATACTGATGGTAGTAAGCAGTTCTCCAGTAATATCAATATATCTGAAAAT CAGATTATTGGTCACGTCCCTACAGGCGGCATTAAGATCGATGCCAGTGAAAGTTCTCATCATGAGAAGCAGGCCACCATATCATCACCAATTGGAGCTGAAAAGCGAAACACTTCTGATGGGAAATTAAATGGTGACCTGGAAGCTATGGATTGTGAACTAGGTGATGCCACCAATGGAGCCTTTAGAGTCTCTGACCATCCAACTGACGATAAGCTACCACTGAAGGCAGATAAGAAAGATGCAAACTCAGTTCAGGAATCCTTTCTTTCAGAGGACAGAGTTTATAAT AGTGTTGGTCCCATCCCTACATGTGGCATGAAGATTGATGCCAATACAAGTTCTCATCAGAGGCAGGCCACCTTGTCATCATCAATTGGAGCTGGATGCTATAAAACTGTTCCCTATGGAAATGAGCAAGTACGTGTTGGTGACAACGGGCTTGGGCTTTCCGCCACATTAATGGAAAACCACATTCAGAAAATAGCTTCTGAAAGCAGCATGCTGGTTCCAAATTCTCAAGATATTTCTACTAATGGTAAACTTCAGTTTTGTCCAGAAGGCTCTTTTGTCCCATCCCagaatgaacttaaccatacaTCTATAGAGAGTATGGATAGGGAACAAACTTTTGAGCTGAAGGACTCTGCTGGggcaaaaaaaaattataatgaTTTACCTGGCTCGTCCACTGATGAGAAAACATGGGATCACAATGATGAATATATGGATAATATTTCTTTTGATCCCTGGCAACAAGATGCACCTGTGTCTGATGTAATTGATTATACTCCCAATCTTTATGTAACTAATGGTGTTAGTGACGATCATGCTCTTCCATTGGACGAAGTTGCGACAAGCTCTTTACAAAAAATGAGTTCTCTGAATGACCAAATTTGCACAATGGACAAGCTGTTGCACAGAAGGTCTGAAAGTAACTTATTTACCGTAGCCGGGAGTCAGCCCCCTTCTGCCCTCCATGATAATATGAATAACATCTCAGCTGGAGCCTTTGGTGCAGTCAAACATGTTGATGCATCTCCTAGGGTCTTGCAGGGGGGATCACAATCTGTTTCTCCTGGTGGAAATATGTTAAACCAGTTTGACAAGAAAAATGATGATGGAGTTAATAATGGAAATACATCTTGCTTATCAG AAACAGACAGATACTTGAAGGCAACATTATTTTGTTGA
- the LOC127084218 gene encoding methyl-CpG-binding domain-containing protein 8 isoform X2, which translates to MEATSESSDPKAVNLPVIDLRLVSQSELYTISLSHATGCNRRIDEDCVIPKIDRSVFKESTGSRKQTFSRLRLFPRNNNNPYSPVPAAVAPVAVVPAPSSSSSRIAADGENSQIIDLLQELFGVEPLRGAYNDHAVPLQVEFKQPALEFTPQAVQNVPIDGSQTKRKRGRPRKSETPGSEALLAICDGNGKAMETDDEKKVETVNGKKKKVETENEKKVEAAKEKQGFVLEDAGDPFVEELIVRTQGMNTEPELLEFLEGLNGVWGSDRKKRRIVDASCLRDVLPTGWKLILTLQRRGSRASVLCRRYVSPDGGQFETYKDVSSYLVSLFNVQDAGELKSCYTDGSKQFSSNINISENIIGHVPTGGIKIDASESSHHEKQATISSPIGAEKRNTSDGKLNGDLEAMDCELGDATNGAFRVSDHPTDDKLPLKADKKDANSVQESFLSEDRVYNQSVGPIPTCGMKIDANTSSHQRQATLSSSIGAGCYKTVPYGNEQVRVGDNGLGLSATLMENHIQKIASESSMLVPNSQDISTNGKLQFCPEGSFVPSQNELNHTSIESMDREQTFELKDSAGAKKNYNDLPGSSTDEKTWDHNDEYMDNISFDPWQQDAPVSDVIDYTPNLYVTNGVSDDHALPLDEVATSSLQKMSSLNDQICTMDKLLHRRSESNLFTVAGSQPPSALHDNMNNISAGAFGAVKHVDASPRVLQGGSQSVSPGGNMLNQFDKKNDDGVNNGNTSCLSETDRYLKATLFC; encoded by the exons ATGGAGGCCACTTCTGAGTCTTCCGACCCCAAAGCCGTTAATCTTCCCGTCATTGATCTCCGCCTTGTATCTCAATCGGAGCTATACACTATCTCCCTTTCGCACGCTACCGGCTGTAACCGTCGCATCGACGAAGATTGCGTTATCCCTAAAATTGACCGTTCGGTTTTCAAAGAGTCCACCGGTAGCCGGAAACAGACGTTCTCTCGTCTCCGTCTGTTTCCTCGTAACAACAATAACCCGTACTCTCCCGTTCCTGCTGCTGTCGCTCCTGTTGCTGTTGTTCCCGCTCCTTCGTCTTCGTCTTCCCGCATTGCCGCTGACGGAGAGAATTCGCAAATAATCGATCTCCTGCAAGAACTATTCGGCGTTGAACCTCTCCGCGGCGCGTATAATGATCATGCTGTTCCGTTGCAAGTTGAGTTCAAACAACCGGCTCTTGAATTTACGCCTCAGGCTGTTCAGAATGTTCCGATTGATGGTAGTCAGACAAAGCGGAAGCGCGGAAGGCCTCGCAAGAGCGAGACTCCGGGCAGTGAGGCTCTTTTAGCCATTTGCGATGGTAATGGGAAGGCGATGGAAACGGATGATGAGAAGAAGGTAGAAACTGTTAATGGCAAGAAGAAGAAGGTGGAAACGGAAAATGAGAAGAAAGTGGAAGCGGCTAAGGAAAAGCAGGGGTTTGTTCTGGAGGATGCTGGGGATCCATTTGTGGAGGAGTTGATTGTGAGGACACAAGGGATGAATACGGAGCCAGAGTTGCTGGAGTTTTTGGAGGGTTTGAATGGAGTTTGGGGAAGTGATAGGAAGAAGAGGAGGATTGTTGATGCTAGTTGTCTCCGTGATGTGCTGCCAACTGGATGGAAACTCATACTTACTCTTCAGAGGAGAGGGAGTCGAGCATCGGTGTTATGTCGCCGATACGTAAG CCCTGACGGAGGCCAGTTTGAGACATACAAGGACGTTTCTTCATACTTGGTTTCTTTGTTCAATGTTCAAGATGCGGGCGAGTTAAAATCTTGTTATACTGATGGTAGTAAGCAGTTCTCCAGTAATATCAATATATCTGAAAAT ATTATTGGTCACGTCCCTACAGGCGGCATTAAGATCGATGCCAGTGAAAGTTCTCATCATGAGAAGCAGGCCACCATATCATCACCAATTGGAGCTGAAAAGCGAAACACTTCTGATGGGAAATTAAATGGTGACCTGGAAGCTATGGATTGTGAACTAGGTGATGCCACCAATGGAGCCTTTAGAGTCTCTGACCATCCAACTGACGATAAGCTACCACTGAAGGCAGATAAGAAAGATGCAAACTCAGTTCAGGAATCCTTTCTTTCAGAGGACAGAGTTTATAAT CAGAGTGTTGGTCCCATCCCTACATGTGGCATGAAGATTGATGCCAATACAAGTTCTCATCAGAGGCAGGCCACCTTGTCATCATCAATTGGAGCTGGATGCTATAAAACTGTTCCCTATGGAAATGAGCAAGTACGTGTTGGTGACAACGGGCTTGGGCTTTCCGCCACATTAATGGAAAACCACATTCAGAAAATAGCTTCTGAAAGCAGCATGCTGGTTCCAAATTCTCAAGATATTTCTACTAATGGTAAACTTCAGTTTTGTCCAGAAGGCTCTTTTGTCCCATCCCagaatgaacttaaccatacaTCTATAGAGAGTATGGATAGGGAACAAACTTTTGAGCTGAAGGACTCTGCTGGggcaaaaaaaaattataatgaTTTACCTGGCTCGTCCACTGATGAGAAAACATGGGATCACAATGATGAATATATGGATAATATTTCTTTTGATCCCTGGCAACAAGATGCACCTGTGTCTGATGTAATTGATTATACTCCCAATCTTTATGTAACTAATGGTGTTAGTGACGATCATGCTCTTCCATTGGACGAAGTTGCGACAAGCTCTTTACAAAAAATGAGTTCTCTGAATGACCAAATTTGCACAATGGACAAGCTGTTGCACAGAAGGTCTGAAAGTAACTTATTTACCGTAGCCGGGAGTCAGCCCCCTTCTGCCCTCCATGATAATATGAATAACATCTCAGCTGGAGCCTTTGGTGCAGTCAAACATGTTGATGCATCTCCTAGGGTCTTGCAGGGGGGATCACAATCTGTTTCTCCTGGTGGAAATATGTTAAACCAGTTTGACAAGAAAAATGATGATGGAGTTAATAATGGAAATACATCTTGCTTATCAG AAACAGACAGATACTTGAAGGCAACATTATTTTGTTGA
- the LOC127084218 gene encoding methyl-CpG-binding domain-containing protein 8 isoform X4 translates to MEATSESSDPKAVNLPVIDLRLVSQSELYTISLSHATGCNRRIDEDCVIPKIDRSVFKESTGSRKQTFSRLRLFPRNNNNPYSPVPAAVAPVAVVPAPSSSSSRIAADGENSQIIDLLQELFGVEPLRGAYNDHAVPLQVEFKQPALEFTPQAVQNVPIDGSQTKRKRGRPRKSETPGSEALLAICDGNGKAMETDDEKKVETVNGKKKKVETENEKKVEAAKEKQGFVLEDAGDPFVEELIVRTQGMNTEPELLEFLEGLNGVWGSDRKKRRIVDASCLRDVLPTGWKLILTLQRRGSRASVLCRRYVSPDGGQFETYKDVSSYLVSLFNVQDAGELKSCYTDGSKQFSSNINISENQIIGHVPTGGIKIDASESSHHEKQATISSPIGAEKRNTSDGKLNGDLEAMDCELGDATNGAFRVSDHPTDDKLPLKADKKDANSVQESFLSEDRVYNQSVGPIPTCGMKIDANTSSHQRQATLSSSIGAGCYKTVPYGNEQVRVGDNGLGLSATLMENHIQKIASESSMLVPNSQDISTNGKLQFCPEGSFVPSQNELNHTSIESMDREQTFELKDSAGAKKNYNDLPGSSTDEKTWDHNDEYMDNISFDPWQQDAPVSDVIDYTPNLYVTNGVSDDHALPLDEVATSSLQKMSSLNDQICTMDKLLHRRSESNLFTVAGSQPPSALHDNMNNISAGAFGAVKHVDASPRVLQGGSQSVSPGGNMLNQFDKKNDDGVNNGNTSCLSDRYLKATLFC, encoded by the exons ATGGAGGCCACTTCTGAGTCTTCCGACCCCAAAGCCGTTAATCTTCCCGTCATTGATCTCCGCCTTGTATCTCAATCGGAGCTATACACTATCTCCCTTTCGCACGCTACCGGCTGTAACCGTCGCATCGACGAAGATTGCGTTATCCCTAAAATTGACCGTTCGGTTTTCAAAGAGTCCACCGGTAGCCGGAAACAGACGTTCTCTCGTCTCCGTCTGTTTCCTCGTAACAACAATAACCCGTACTCTCCCGTTCCTGCTGCTGTCGCTCCTGTTGCTGTTGTTCCCGCTCCTTCGTCTTCGTCTTCCCGCATTGCCGCTGACGGAGAGAATTCGCAAATAATCGATCTCCTGCAAGAACTATTCGGCGTTGAACCTCTCCGCGGCGCGTATAATGATCATGCTGTTCCGTTGCAAGTTGAGTTCAAACAACCGGCTCTTGAATTTACGCCTCAGGCTGTTCAGAATGTTCCGATTGATGGTAGTCAGACAAAGCGGAAGCGCGGAAGGCCTCGCAAGAGCGAGACTCCGGGCAGTGAGGCTCTTTTAGCCATTTGCGATGGTAATGGGAAGGCGATGGAAACGGATGATGAGAAGAAGGTAGAAACTGTTAATGGCAAGAAGAAGAAGGTGGAAACGGAAAATGAGAAGAAAGTGGAAGCGGCTAAGGAAAAGCAGGGGTTTGTTCTGGAGGATGCTGGGGATCCATTTGTGGAGGAGTTGATTGTGAGGACACAAGGGATGAATACGGAGCCAGAGTTGCTGGAGTTTTTGGAGGGTTTGAATGGAGTTTGGGGAAGTGATAGGAAGAAGAGGAGGATTGTTGATGCTAGTTGTCTCCGTGATGTGCTGCCAACTGGATGGAAACTCATACTTACTCTTCAGAGGAGAGGGAGTCGAGCATCGGTGTTATGTCGCCGATACGTAAG CCCTGACGGAGGCCAGTTTGAGACATACAAGGACGTTTCTTCATACTTGGTTTCTTTGTTCAATGTTCAAGATGCGGGCGAGTTAAAATCTTGTTATACTGATGGTAGTAAGCAGTTCTCCAGTAATATCAATATATCTGAAAAT CAGATTATTGGTCACGTCCCTACAGGCGGCATTAAGATCGATGCCAGTGAAAGTTCTCATCATGAGAAGCAGGCCACCATATCATCACCAATTGGAGCTGAAAAGCGAAACACTTCTGATGGGAAATTAAATGGTGACCTGGAAGCTATGGATTGTGAACTAGGTGATGCCACCAATGGAGCCTTTAGAGTCTCTGACCATCCAACTGACGATAAGCTACCACTGAAGGCAGATAAGAAAGATGCAAACTCAGTTCAGGAATCCTTTCTTTCAGAGGACAGAGTTTATAAT CAGAGTGTTGGTCCCATCCCTACATGTGGCATGAAGATTGATGCCAATACAAGTTCTCATCAGAGGCAGGCCACCTTGTCATCATCAATTGGAGCTGGATGCTATAAAACTGTTCCCTATGGAAATGAGCAAGTACGTGTTGGTGACAACGGGCTTGGGCTTTCCGCCACATTAATGGAAAACCACATTCAGAAAATAGCTTCTGAAAGCAGCATGCTGGTTCCAAATTCTCAAGATATTTCTACTAATGGTAAACTTCAGTTTTGTCCAGAAGGCTCTTTTGTCCCATCCCagaatgaacttaaccatacaTCTATAGAGAGTATGGATAGGGAACAAACTTTTGAGCTGAAGGACTCTGCTGGggcaaaaaaaaattataatgaTTTACCTGGCTCGTCCACTGATGAGAAAACATGGGATCACAATGATGAATATATGGATAATATTTCTTTTGATCCCTGGCAACAAGATGCACCTGTGTCTGATGTAATTGATTATACTCCCAATCTTTATGTAACTAATGGTGTTAGTGACGATCATGCTCTTCCATTGGACGAAGTTGCGACAAGCTCTTTACAAAAAATGAGTTCTCTGAATGACCAAATTTGCACAATGGACAAGCTGTTGCACAGAAGGTCTGAAAGTAACTTATTTACCGTAGCCGGGAGTCAGCCCCCTTCTGCCCTCCATGATAATATGAATAACATCTCAGCTGGAGCCTTTGGTGCAGTCAAACATGTTGATGCATCTCCTAGGGTCTTGCAGGGGGGATCACAATCTGTTTCTCCTGGTGGAAATATGTTAAACCAGTTTGACAAGAAAAATGATGATGGAGTTAATAATGGAAATACATCTTGCTTATCAG ACAGATACTTGAAGGCAACATTATTTTGTTGA
- the LOC127084218 gene encoding methyl-CpG-binding domain-containing protein 8 isoform X1 — protein sequence MEATSESSDPKAVNLPVIDLRLVSQSELYTISLSHATGCNRRIDEDCVIPKIDRSVFKESTGSRKQTFSRLRLFPRNNNNPYSPVPAAVAPVAVVPAPSSSSSRIAADGENSQIIDLLQELFGVEPLRGAYNDHAVPLQVEFKQPALEFTPQAVQNVPIDGSQTKRKRGRPRKSETPGSEALLAICDGNGKAMETDDEKKVETVNGKKKKVETENEKKVEAAKEKQGFVLEDAGDPFVEELIVRTQGMNTEPELLEFLEGLNGVWGSDRKKRRIVDASCLRDVLPTGWKLILTLQRRGSRASVLCRRYVSPDGGQFETYKDVSSYLVSLFNVQDAGELKSCYTDGSKQFSSNINISENQIIGHVPTGGIKIDASESSHHEKQATISSPIGAEKRNTSDGKLNGDLEAMDCELGDATNGAFRVSDHPTDDKLPLKADKKDANSVQESFLSEDRVYNQSVGPIPTCGMKIDANTSSHQRQATLSSSIGAGCYKTVPYGNEQVRVGDNGLGLSATLMENHIQKIASESSMLVPNSQDISTNGKLQFCPEGSFVPSQNELNHTSIESMDREQTFELKDSAGAKKNYNDLPGSSTDEKTWDHNDEYMDNISFDPWQQDAPVSDVIDYTPNLYVTNGVSDDHALPLDEVATSSLQKMSSLNDQICTMDKLLHRRSESNLFTVAGSQPPSALHDNMNNISAGAFGAVKHVDASPRVLQGGSQSVSPGGNMLNQFDKKNDDGVNNGNTSCLSETDRYLKATLFC from the exons ATGGAGGCCACTTCTGAGTCTTCCGACCCCAAAGCCGTTAATCTTCCCGTCATTGATCTCCGCCTTGTATCTCAATCGGAGCTATACACTATCTCCCTTTCGCACGCTACCGGCTGTAACCGTCGCATCGACGAAGATTGCGTTATCCCTAAAATTGACCGTTCGGTTTTCAAAGAGTCCACCGGTAGCCGGAAACAGACGTTCTCTCGTCTCCGTCTGTTTCCTCGTAACAACAATAACCCGTACTCTCCCGTTCCTGCTGCTGTCGCTCCTGTTGCTGTTGTTCCCGCTCCTTCGTCTTCGTCTTCCCGCATTGCCGCTGACGGAGAGAATTCGCAAATAATCGATCTCCTGCAAGAACTATTCGGCGTTGAACCTCTCCGCGGCGCGTATAATGATCATGCTGTTCCGTTGCAAGTTGAGTTCAAACAACCGGCTCTTGAATTTACGCCTCAGGCTGTTCAGAATGTTCCGATTGATGGTAGTCAGACAAAGCGGAAGCGCGGAAGGCCTCGCAAGAGCGAGACTCCGGGCAGTGAGGCTCTTTTAGCCATTTGCGATGGTAATGGGAAGGCGATGGAAACGGATGATGAGAAGAAGGTAGAAACTGTTAATGGCAAGAAGAAGAAGGTGGAAACGGAAAATGAGAAGAAAGTGGAAGCGGCTAAGGAAAAGCAGGGGTTTGTTCTGGAGGATGCTGGGGATCCATTTGTGGAGGAGTTGATTGTGAGGACACAAGGGATGAATACGGAGCCAGAGTTGCTGGAGTTTTTGGAGGGTTTGAATGGAGTTTGGGGAAGTGATAGGAAGAAGAGGAGGATTGTTGATGCTAGTTGTCTCCGTGATGTGCTGCCAACTGGATGGAAACTCATACTTACTCTTCAGAGGAGAGGGAGTCGAGCATCGGTGTTATGTCGCCGATACGTAAG CCCTGACGGAGGCCAGTTTGAGACATACAAGGACGTTTCTTCATACTTGGTTTCTTTGTTCAATGTTCAAGATGCGGGCGAGTTAAAATCTTGTTATACTGATGGTAGTAAGCAGTTCTCCAGTAATATCAATATATCTGAAAAT CAGATTATTGGTCACGTCCCTACAGGCGGCATTAAGATCGATGCCAGTGAAAGTTCTCATCATGAGAAGCAGGCCACCATATCATCACCAATTGGAGCTGAAAAGCGAAACACTTCTGATGGGAAATTAAATGGTGACCTGGAAGCTATGGATTGTGAACTAGGTGATGCCACCAATGGAGCCTTTAGAGTCTCTGACCATCCAACTGACGATAAGCTACCACTGAAGGCAGATAAGAAAGATGCAAACTCAGTTCAGGAATCCTTTCTTTCAGAGGACAGAGTTTATAAT CAGAGTGTTGGTCCCATCCCTACATGTGGCATGAAGATTGATGCCAATACAAGTTCTCATCAGAGGCAGGCCACCTTGTCATCATCAATTGGAGCTGGATGCTATAAAACTGTTCCCTATGGAAATGAGCAAGTACGTGTTGGTGACAACGGGCTTGGGCTTTCCGCCACATTAATGGAAAACCACATTCAGAAAATAGCTTCTGAAAGCAGCATGCTGGTTCCAAATTCTCAAGATATTTCTACTAATGGTAAACTTCAGTTTTGTCCAGAAGGCTCTTTTGTCCCATCCCagaatgaacttaaccatacaTCTATAGAGAGTATGGATAGGGAACAAACTTTTGAGCTGAAGGACTCTGCTGGggcaaaaaaaaattataatgaTTTACCTGGCTCGTCCACTGATGAGAAAACATGGGATCACAATGATGAATATATGGATAATATTTCTTTTGATCCCTGGCAACAAGATGCACCTGTGTCTGATGTAATTGATTATACTCCCAATCTTTATGTAACTAATGGTGTTAGTGACGATCATGCTCTTCCATTGGACGAAGTTGCGACAAGCTCTTTACAAAAAATGAGTTCTCTGAATGACCAAATTTGCACAATGGACAAGCTGTTGCACAGAAGGTCTGAAAGTAACTTATTTACCGTAGCCGGGAGTCAGCCCCCTTCTGCCCTCCATGATAATATGAATAACATCTCAGCTGGAGCCTTTGGTGCAGTCAAACATGTTGATGCATCTCCTAGGGTCTTGCAGGGGGGATCACAATCTGTTTCTCCTGGTGGAAATATGTTAAACCAGTTTGACAAGAAAAATGATGATGGAGTTAATAATGGAAATACATCTTGCTTATCAG AAACAGACAGATACTTGAAGGCAACATTATTTTGTTGA